One segment of Gloeocapsa sp. PCC 7428 DNA contains the following:
- a CDS encoding PPC domain-containing protein yields the protein MAPNISLQTITGSYDADDNLLAPALVDGLEDGASVLSFVVSADGEIPDEGVEIVINSDVDITEYFQRLGRTPFSPGGEVLEAVYDDTGKATGFKFRLDQPYAVINFYIEDDGNTEGVREATFALEPGDGYTVNQRANSSTVSVYDSLDDVPTPTVVPEVEFNISNRRLVESQGNTTTLSFNLSEPPPPEGVLVYVASPQRGALGEFDIFQADVRGGVFPAPNFRSTGFYFKITSQNASITVPAFADDEVEGIEGFSFELQSGPGYTVAADNAPINLTIADTRNSQISVSLATEPELLIEAEGTASIHTFTLSAPPPTAGVTVSVAAPDLGEFDLTSISVEGGEIVDVRDDGFDLKITSQTATISLPIADDGVIEKLETATFSLQPGQGYIINQEANTGTFQIIDSPDQTPPPSAILEPNDILSKAVDTRLGYNYTDVSFRSSLTYDRSNVYENPDGTFTEIDAGEDVDFYKVDLKAGDRLIADIDSNQIDLKTPLILDTTLRVFDAEGNELALADTVPAPGEEFQSIWDAYLDFKAPTDGTYYIGVSAWENFYYDPNVPGSGSGYSEGDFGPPGDYVLNLKLNADPTPIATPIPPSLGEGPTVTLQTIAGAFNEDFEAEDYSVISPNLVENVDDGGSVLTLSLQAEGEIPEGGLEVYINSDIDINEWFATNSFYGNNNALGVFSPGGEVLGPIYDETGTATGIKFRMDERYALLTLPIRRDDETEAPQQGSFFLEAAEGYVLGEEVSPSSVTLYDTLEQVPEPRVTPEVSFRISNTELVESEGTRTTLTFNLSEPPPADGVLVYVKGDARGAVGEFDIFAAEVFGGAFPPAPNADSSGFYFKITDQTARITLPVFADDVVEGIESYSFAVESGPGYTVNANASSESLTIADNRDSLLQVSLSSEPEYLIESEATVSVHTFNLSTTLPDEGVTVFVNAPDLDEFNLDEIEVTGGNITEVTDAGFSFNITDREAVISLPIAADGENEGAEEVSFTLAAGDDYQIDPEADTASFTIVDNPRQAPPTQTESEANDTPTYNDTIDTANALELSADSTYASISGAIAYYYGRNGVDASDDVDASEDVDMYSFSLNAGDTVKIDIDSIEYTIPGLERAQRADTELRIFDADGTQLAYNAEAPAPGEVFVSGRDPYLEFTAPESGTYYLGVAQLGNTSYDPFTAGSGSGRIFPNSGINVGEYELAIDLTPAIG from the coding sequence ATGGCACCCAATATCTCTTTACAAACAATTACAGGCTCGTACGATGCCGATGACAATTTACTTGCTCCCGCGCTGGTAGATGGATTAGAGGATGGGGCTTCGGTTCTTAGTTTTGTTGTCAGTGCAGATGGAGAAATTCCAGACGAGGGTGTAGAGATTGTTATTAACAGCGATGTTGACATAACGGAGTATTTCCAGCGCTTGGGTAGAACCCCTTTTAGCCCTGGTGGAGAGGTATTAGAAGCTGTATACGATGACACAGGTAAAGCTACAGGGTTCAAATTCCGCCTAGATCAGCCTTATGCTGTAATTAACTTCTATATAGAAGATGACGGTAACACCGAAGGTGTGCGAGAAGCTACTTTCGCGTTGGAACCAGGAGACGGCTACACAGTCAACCAAAGAGCTAATTCTTCAACTGTCAGTGTTTACGACAGCTTGGATGATGTTCCTACCCCAACCGTTGTACCAGAAGTTGAATTTAACATTAGCAACCGTAGGCTGGTGGAATCGCAAGGCAATACAACAACTTTAAGTTTCAACTTGAGCGAACCACCTCCACCCGAAGGTGTTTTAGTTTATGTTGCTAGCCCACAGCGCGGCGCTTTAGGAGAATTTGACATCTTTCAAGCCGACGTTAGAGGTGGAGTCTTTCCAGCGCCCAACTTCCGCTCAACCGGATTTTATTTTAAAATTACCTCACAAAACGCTTCGATTACCGTGCCTGCATTTGCCGATGACGAAGTAGAAGGTATTGAAGGATTTAGTTTTGAATTGCAATCAGGTCCAGGTTACACCGTCGCAGCGGACAACGCGCCTATAAACCTGACAATCGCCGATACGCGCAATTCGCAGATTTCAGTTAGTCTTGCGACTGAACCAGAGTTGCTGATTGAAGCCGAAGGTACCGCCTCGATTCATACGTTTACCCTAAGTGCGCCTCCACCCACAGCCGGTGTTACGGTGAGTGTCGCAGCACCTGATTTAGGTGAGTTTGACTTAACTAGTATTTCAGTCGAAGGTGGTGAAATTGTCGATGTCCGCGATGATGGATTCGACCTCAAAATTACAAGTCAAACCGCAACGATTAGTTTACCTATTGCAGATGATGGAGTCATCGAGAAGTTAGAAACCGCAACATTCTCACTGCAACCTGGTCAAGGCTACATCATAAATCAGGAAGCCAATACAGGCACATTCCAGATCATTGACTCACCCGACCAAACACCGCCACCAAGCGCAATTTTAGAGCCAAACGACATTCTTTCTAAAGCAGTCGATACCAGATTAGGCTACAACTATACCGACGTTTCCTTCCGCAGTTCGCTCACCTACGATCGCAGCAACGTCTACGAAAATCCAGATGGTACTTTCACAGAGATTGACGCAGGTGAAGATGTTGATTTCTACAAAGTCGATCTCAAAGCTGGCGACAGGTTGATTGCTGACATTGACTCGAATCAGATTGATTTAAAAACACCGCTCATTCTTGATACAACGCTGCGCGTATTTGATGCCGAAGGCAATGAACTTGCCCTTGCTGATACCGTTCCAGCGCCTGGTGAAGAGTTTCAGTCAATCTGGGATGCTTATCTTGATTTCAAAGCTCCCACCGATGGTACATACTATATTGGTGTCAGCGCGTGGGAAAACTTCTACTACGACCCGAATGTACCTGGTAGTGGTAGTGGTTACTCTGAGGGAGATTTTGGTCCGCCTGGAGATTACGTTCTTAACCTTAAACTCAACGCAGATCCCACACCGATCGCAACGCCAATTCCTCCTAGCCTTGGTGAAGGTCCGACTGTCACCTTACAAACAATTGCGGGAGCCTTCAACGAAGACTTTGAAGCCGAAGACTACAGTGTTATTTCGCCTAATTTAGTAGAAAACGTTGATGATGGCGGTTCGGTACTAACGCTATCATTGCAAGCCGAAGGGGAAATTCCTGAAGGTGGACTGGAAGTTTACATCAATAGCGATATTGACATCAATGAATGGTTTGCTACCAACAGTTTTTATGGCAACAACAATGCTCTAGGAGTCTTTAGCCCTGGTGGTGAAGTTTTAGGACCAATCTATGACGAAACGGGTACAGCGACGGGAATCAAGTTCCGCATGGATGAACGCTACGCGCTCCTTACTTTACCAATACGTCGCGATGACGAAACCGAAGCGCCGCAACAAGGCTCGTTTTTCCTAGAAGCCGCCGAAGGTTATGTCCTAGGTGAAGAAGTAAGTCCTTCTAGCGTTACGCTTTACGACACTCTAGAGCAGGTTCCAGAACCCAGAGTGACTCCCGAAGTCAGCTTTAGAATCAGTAATACCGAGCTAGTTGAATCAGAAGGGACTCGCACAACGCTGACGTTCAATTTGAGCGAACCACCTCCAGCAGATGGTGTTCTCGTTTATGTTAAAGGCGATGCCAGGGGTGCAGTTGGTGAATTTGATATTTTTGCTGCTGAGGTGTTTGGCGGTGCGTTCCCGCCCGCGCCAAACGCCGATAGTAGTGGATTCTACTTCAAGATCACTGACCAAACAGCTAGAATTACGCTGCCTGTGTTTGCAGATGATGTTGTTGAAGGAATCGAAAGCTACAGCTTTGCGGTCGAATCAGGTCCAGGGTATACGGTGAATGCTAACGCGAGTTCTGAAAGTTTAACGATCGCCGACAACCGCGATTCACTCCTTCAAGTAAGCCTCAGCAGCGAACCTGAATATTTGATCGAATCTGAAGCAACGGTTTCGGTACACACATTTAACTTGAGTACAACACTACCCGATGAAGGCGTCACGGTATTCGTTAACGCGCCTGACCTCGATGAATTTAACTTAGACGAGATTGAGGTAACAGGTGGCAATATCACTGAAGTCACGGATGCAGGTTTTTCTTTCAATATTACCGATCGCGAAGCTGTTATTAGTTTACCTATAGCCGCTGACGGCGAAAATGAAGGGGCGGAAGAAGTCAGTTTTACTTTAGCAGCAGGCGACGATTACCAAATTGACCCCGAAGCTGACACCGCTAGCTTCACAATCGTAGATAATCCTCGACAAGCACCGCCAACGCAAACTGAAAGCGAAGCGAACGATACGCCTACATACAACGATACGATTGATACAGCCAATGCGCTGGAATTGAGTGCAGATAGCACTTATGCATCAATTAGTGGCGCGATCGCATACTATTACGGTCGTAACGGTGTCGATGCTTCTGATGATGTTGACGCATCCGAAGATGTCGATATGTACTCGTTCAGCCTTAACGCCGGAGATACCGTAAAGATTGACATTGATTCAATTGAGTACACAATTCCTGGTCTCGAACGCGCTCAAAGAGCAGACACTGAGTTACGCATCTTCGACGCTGACGGCACACAATTAGCATACAACGCTGAAGCGCCAGCACCTGGAGAAGTATTTGTTTCCGGACGCGACCCCTACTTAGAATTTACTGCTCCCGAAAGCGGCACGTACTATTTAGGAGTTGCGCAGTTGGGTAACACCAGTTATGACCCATTCACCGCAGGCAGTGGCAGCGGTCGCATCTTCCCGAATTCGGGTATCAATGTTGGCGAGTACGAACTAGCAATTGATCTAACCCCTGCGATTGGATAG
- a CDS encoding serine hydrolase yields the protein MLINQSTFSSPRPLFEYLSQQKYWEEREASNPAPPVDDPTQLLQNTLDQIFTGVGISTAIVSDDIAWYGASGTANLTTNTPVTSSDRFQIGSITKTFVATTVLQLLEENQLSLEATLNQYLPSEIVSKISDSANITIRQLLNHTSGIPDYLSVLLDEGVNLFREWQPEALVEFIANQPLSFSPGTSWQYSNTNYILLGMIVENITNNSLATEIRTRILEPLQLDNTFVADTEAVPGGFVSGYWDINVDGNLDNTDFISPSIVDAAGAMVSNTEDLVDFAQALFGGDLLEPTTLDQMLTFVDAFNSRAFSGYGLGVARLNTPDELIYGHSGLTLGYRANMWYVPEDDLVYIDLQNTRTIDNFIDPLLTTWREYQADQPLLNDVRSLQFDTPIISTSESELVGVHFDSDLITLGQQEQFNTEPSNLLMSKNFFNKQFDDSTNPVQVCMPQII from the coding sequence ATGCTAATTAACCAATCCACTTTCTCCTCGCCGCGACCACTTTTTGAGTATCTCTCACAACAAAAATATTGGGAAGAGCGAGAAGCCTCAAACCCTGCACCTCCTGTAGACGATCCAACGCAACTGTTGCAAAACACACTCGATCAAATCTTCACCGGAGTTGGCATCAGTACAGCAATTGTCAGCGATGATATTGCATGGTATGGTGCTAGTGGTACCGCAAATTTAACGACAAATACACCAGTCACATCGAGCGATCGCTTTCAAATTGGTAGCATTACCAAAACATTTGTGGCGACAACAGTTCTACAGTTACTTGAAGAAAATCAACTCAGTTTAGAAGCTACTCTCAACCAATATTTACCAAGCGAAATTGTCAGCAAAATTTCTGACAGTGCAAATATTACTATCCGCCAATTACTCAATCACACCAGCGGCATTCCTGATTATTTGAGTGTACTACTCGATGAAGGTGTCAATCTTTTCAGAGAATGGCAACCCGAAGCACTTGTCGAGTTCATTGCTAACCAACCATTAAGCTTTAGCCCTGGTACTTCTTGGCAATACTCAAACACAAACTACATATTGCTAGGGATGATTGTCGAAAATATCACGAATAACTCGCTAGCAACCGAAATTCGCACTCGTATTCTAGAGCCATTGCAACTCGATAATACCTTTGTTGCCGACACCGAAGCAGTTCCTGGTGGATTTGTAAGCGGTTATTGGGATATTAACGTCGATGGCAATCTTGATAATACAGACTTTATCAGTCCATCTATCGTCGACGCTGCTGGAGCTATGGTTTCTAATACCGAAGATTTAGTAGACTTTGCACAAGCTTTGTTTGGCGGAGATTTACTCGAACCCACAACTCTAGACCAAATGCTTACATTCGTCGATGCATTCAACTCAAGGGCTTTCTCTGGATACGGGTTGGGCGTTGCCCGCTTAAACACGCCTGATGAATTGATTTACGGTCACAGCGGACTTACATTAGGGTATCGCGCAAATATGTGGTACGTTCCAGAAGATGACCTTGTCTATATCGATTTGCAAAACACACGCACGATTGATAACTTCATCGATCCCTTACTGACTACTTGGCGAGAGTATCAAGCAGATCAACCTTTGTTAAATGATGTGCGATCGCTACAGTTCGACACTCCTATTATTAGTACCAGTGAATCAGAGTTAGTTGGAGTACATTTTGATTCAGATCTCATAACCCTTGGTCAGCAAGAGCAATTCAACACTGAACCATCAAATTTATTAATGTCAAAAAACTTTTTCAATAAGCAATTCGATGATAGTACAAATCCTGTTCAAGTTTGTATGCCACAAATTATTTAA
- a CDS encoding Uma2 family endonuclease: protein MSQTTGGVRWTIRDVEALPDNEWIRYEIIDGELFVTRSPHHKHQHVVGCIFAALNSWSLESGLGEPSIMPGLIFSDSDNVAPDVVWVSYKRLAQIQDEAGHFQGAPELVVEVLSPGKANEDRDRSAKLKLYSVQGVQEYWIVDRIALKVEVYRRNQAQLTLVATLLIDDALSSPLLPGFACEVARLFVSRA, encoded by the coding sequence ATGAGTCAGACTACAGGCGGCGTTCGCTGGACAATTCGAGATGTGGAAGCGCTACCCGATAACGAGTGGATTCGTTACGAAATCATCGATGGAGAACTGTTTGTGACGCGATCGCCTCATCATAAACACCAACACGTAGTTGGATGTATTTTTGCTGCACTGAACAGCTGGTCCCTAGAAAGTGGTTTGGGAGAACCTTCGATCATGCCTGGTTTGATTTTTTCAGACTCGGATAATGTCGCTCCTGATGTGGTATGGGTTAGTTATAAACGGTTAGCGCAAATTCAAGACGAGGCAGGGCATTTTCAAGGCGCACCTGAACTGGTTGTCGAAGTGCTTTCCCCTGGAAAAGCTAACGAAGATCGCGATCGTTCTGCCAAGCTGAAATTGTATTCGGTGCAAGGAGTTCAGGAATATTGGATTGTCGATCGCATCGCTTTGAAAGTTGAAGTTTATCGCCGCAATCAAGCTCAATTGACGTTAGTTGCCACCTTACTGATTGATGATGCGCTATCATCTCCTTTGTTGCCTGGTTTTGCTTGCGAAGTTGCACGTTTGTTTGTGTCACGGGCATAG
- a CDS encoding MFS transporter — MRTFTLIWIGQMASTIGSYMTVFALTVWVWDVTESATTLALISFFSQLPRILAMAIAGIIVDRLNRKHLMLLGDTAAVFCTLIIGWLYVGDRLQVWHLYAVVAAYGCFGSLQTLAYSASIAMLVSKQHYTRAESMVAAVSYTGAIISPLLAGSLYPIIGLTGIILIDLTTFAIAFITLFAARIPQPNRQQNVIINSKETLWQKLTFGFRYILHRPSLVAMVIAFSLFALPSDINRVLYNPLILARSGGDAQILGSVTTAAGVGGVLGAVILSVWGGFHRRIHGMLLGFTATGLFKVILGLGQTQTVWIAAHFFATLPIPLFYSSSNAIWYAKVPPDFQGRVLAADQMIGLIVGAIAPLIAGPLADYVFEPAMQPQGSLAPLFGSIFGTTTGSGIALLYVITAILMLAVGISGYAFRPLREVEILLPDYEEVKN; from the coding sequence ATGCGTACCTTCACGCTGATCTGGATTGGTCAAATGGCATCAACTATTGGTAGCTATATGACCGTTTTTGCCTTGACTGTCTGGGTTTGGGATGTCACAGAGTCAGCGACAACGTTAGCGCTGATCAGCTTTTTTTCGCAACTCCCCCGCATTTTAGCAATGGCGATCGCAGGTATCATAGTAGATCGCCTGAATCGCAAACATTTAATGTTGTTAGGCGATACCGCAGCAGTTTTCTGTACACTAATTATCGGTTGGCTGTACGTGGGCGATCGCTTGCAAGTTTGGCATTTGTATGCAGTTGTTGCCGCTTATGGCTGTTTTGGAAGTTTACAAACGCTTGCTTATTCAGCTTCCATCGCCATGTTAGTTTCCAAGCAACACTACACCCGTGCAGAAAGTATGGTGGCGGCGGTTAGTTACACTGGTGCAATTATTTCACCACTACTTGCAGGTAGCCTTTATCCAATTATCGGACTGACTGGAATTATTCTTATTGACTTGACGACTTTTGCGATCGCTTTTATCACACTGTTTGCTGCCCGAATTCCGCAACCTAACCGACAGCAAAATGTAATTATTAATTCTAAGGAAACTCTTTGGCAAAAACTTACTTTTGGTTTTCGATATATTTTGCATCGACCCAGTTTAGTAGCAATGGTAATTGCTTTTTCTTTATTCGCACTTCCTAGCGATATCAACCGAGTTTTATACAATCCACTCATATTAGCGCGTTCCGGCGGCGACGCTCAAATTCTTGGTAGCGTTACCACCGCAGCCGGTGTTGGCGGTGTTCTTGGTGCAGTCATTTTAAGCGTTTGGGGAGGTTTTCATCGTCGCATTCATGGAATGTTACTCGGCTTCACTGCCACAGGTTTATTCAAAGTCATTTTAGGCTTAGGACAAACGCAGACTGTATGGATAGCCGCACACTTTTTCGCGACGCTTCCTATTCCCTTATTCTACAGTTCGAGTAATGCGATTTGGTATGCCAAAGTCCCCCCAGATTTTCAAGGACGTGTTTTAGCGGCGGATCAAATGATTGGATTAATTGTAGGTGCGATCGCGCCCCTAATTGCTGGTCCCTTAGCCGATTACGTCTTTGAACCTGCGATGCAACCTCAAGGAAGCTTAGCACCTCTATTCGGCTCCATTTTTGGCACAACCACAGGATCGGGCATTGCCTTACTATACGTCATCACGGCAATTTTAATGCTCGCCGTTGGCATCAGTGGCTACGCCTTCCGCCCCCTCCGCGAAGTCGAGATATTACTACCTGATTATGAGGAAGTTAAAAACTAA
- a CDS encoding TonB-dependent siderophore receptor, giving the protein MKQKSFLLSLWLISVGCVVAIPVQADTALNQSVSSTHTAQLPAQISNVTRVTNVEVYETDAGLEVVLTTPQPNQLQPVTSVVNNTVVADIPNAVIDTPQSEFEFTNPVTGITRVTVRSLASASIRIEITGQNAPPTTAFRAEGQEFILGASTTAQADAPIEIIVTGTRDPLYRIPESSVGTRTDTPIINVPQSIQVIPSRIIEEQGATTLGETLRNTAGVTSGRLPTDAPAVTPVIRGFETRNVLRNGQRDSTLRRIAGTSNIERVEVLRGPASVLFGQGDPGGTVNVVTKQPLDEPYYIIEYIVGQYGLHRPAIDISGPFGDSLPGGYRLNASYEWSNSFRDFEETQSFFVSPVVRLIDTEQTQLTAEIEYFKNSSWGGAPELPAFGTVINNPIGEIRRSVNLGEPDLAESETTTTRIGYRLTHNFSDNWSINNEFVFATVDAPENTFALGRSLDDDGRTLQRLLFINPSEESSINFNTNVIGRFATGSVRHELLFGIELSKDSLEDIIDIQPLAPIDIFDPVYQPESLLDFVIPLQNTRTENNSIGFYLQDQISISDDLIFVLGGRFDIADQTYEDRGDDTQSFDRQDQAFSPRVGLVYKPAANVSLYASYTESFVPVVGREQTRDLATEELIIGDPLQPERGRQYEVGIKADWLEQRLSTTLALYDLERTNVVVSGANDPFVTEQTGLQRSQGIELNVVGEVLPGWNILASYAYTDARVVEDDSIEEGNFLINVPQNAASLWTTYQIPTGDLRGLGFGVGLFYAGEQQGDLDNSFTLPSYLRTDAALFYQGDRFRVSLNFQNLFDVNYFEGARGDLRVIPGAPFTVFGKINWEF; this is encoded by the coding sequence ATGAAGCAAAAGTCATTTCTCTTGAGTCTATGGCTCATTAGTGTCGGCTGCGTAGTTGCGATCCCAGTTCAAGCAGACACAGCACTAAATCAATCAGTGTCGTCTACTCATACCGCGCAATTACCAGCGCAAATTAGTAATGTAACCCGTGTAACAAACGTAGAAGTTTACGAGACAGACGCGGGGTTAGAGGTTGTGCTGACAACGCCACAGCCGAACCAGTTACAACCTGTAACAAGTGTCGTCAACAATACCGTAGTTGCAGATATTCCGAATGCTGTCATCGATACACCACAAAGCGAATTTGAGTTTACAAACCCAGTCACGGGAATCACACGAGTAACAGTCCGAAGTTTAGCATCCGCGAGCATCCGCATCGAAATCACGGGACAGAATGCGCCACCTACTACAGCTTTTCGTGCCGAGGGACAAGAATTTATTTTGGGTGCTTCCACAACCGCCCAAGCGGATGCACCGATTGAAATTATCGTTACAGGGACTCGCGACCCCTTGTATCGCATCCCCGAATCATCCGTCGGCACGCGCACAGATACTCCTATTATTAACGTACCACAATCAATTCAAGTCATTCCTAGCCGCATCATCGAAGAGCAAGGCGCGACAACACTCGGTGAAACGTTACGCAATACGGCGGGAGTAACAAGCGGTCGTCTCCCCACCGATGCACCCGCAGTGACTCCGGTAATTCGCGGATTTGAAACTCGAAATGTTCTGCGCAATGGACAGCGCGATAGTACCTTGCGACGCATCGCCGGAACTTCTAATATCGAGCGTGTTGAAGTTTTACGCGGACCCGCATCCGTATTGTTTGGACAAGGCGACCCAGGTGGTACGGTCAACGTTGTGACGAAACAGCCATTAGACGAACCCTACTATATCATCGAATACATTGTTGGTCAGTACGGGTTACACCGTCCGGCGATTGATATTAGCGGACCTTTTGGCGATTCGCTACCAGGAGGATATCGTTTAAATGCTTCGTATGAATGGTCAAATAGTTTTAGAGACTTTGAGGAAACGCAATCGTTTTTTGTTTCTCCCGTAGTACGGTTAATAGATACCGAACAAACGCAACTCACCGCTGAAATTGAGTATTTTAAAAATTCGAGTTGGGGCGGTGCGCCCGAACTACCCGCCTTTGGTACTGTCATCAATAACCCAATTGGCGAAATTCGGCGGAGTGTGAACCTAGGAGAACCCGATTTAGCGGAAAGTGAAACCACCACTACACGCATCGGCTATCGGTTAACGCATAATTTTAGCGATAATTGGTCAATTAATAATGAATTTGTATTTGCTACCGTAGACGCTCCTGAAAATACATTTGCTTTAGGGCGATCGCTCGATGACGATGGACGTACGCTACAGCGTCTTCTTTTTATAAATCCTAGCGAAGAAAGTAGTATTAACTTTAACACAAACGTCATTGGTAGATTTGCGACAGGTAGTGTGCGGCACGAACTTTTGTTTGGGATTGAACTATCGAAAGATTCATTAGAAGATATTATTGACATTCAACCACTGGCTCCCATTGATATTTTTGACCCAGTTTATCAACCGGAAAGCCTACTTGATTTTGTCATTCCTTTGCAGAATACCCGCACCGAAAATAATTCGATTGGTTTTTATCTGCAAGACCAAATTTCTATTTCGGATGACCTGATCTTTGTTTTAGGCGGACGCTTTGATATTGCGGATCAAACATACGAAGATCGCGGCGATGACACCCAAAGTTTTGACCGTCAAGACCAAGCGTTTAGTCCGAGAGTAGGACTTGTCTATAAACCCGCAGCGAATGTTTCGCTGTATGCGAGTTACACCGAATCTTTTGTCCCAGTGGTTGGACGCGAACAAACGCGCGACCTAGCAACTGAGGAATTGATTATCGGCGATCCGTTACAGCCAGAACGTGGTAGACAATACGAGGTAGGCATCAAAGCAGATTGGTTGGAACAAAGACTTTCAACAACGTTGGCATTGTACGATCTAGAACGAACGAATGTAGTGGTATCGGGGGCAAATGACCCTTTTGTGACTGAACAAACTGGACTACAGCGCAGCCAGGGAATTGAGCTTAATGTCGTCGGAGAAGTGTTACCAGGTTGGAATATCTTAGCGAGTTATGCTTATACCGATGCTCGCGTTGTAGAAGATGACAGCATTGAGGAAGGCAACTTTTTGATCAATGTTCCGCAAAATGCGGCAAGTTTGTGGACAACGTATCAAATTCCAACAGGCGATTTACGCGGTTTAGGTTTTGGTGTGGGGTTATTTTATGCGGGAGAACAACAAGGCGATTTAGATAACTCGTTTACGCTTCCCAGTTATCTGCGTACCGATGCTGCACTATTTTATCAAGGCGATCGCTTTCGCGTTTCGTTAAATTTCCAGAATTTATTTGATGTCAACTACTTTGAAGGTGCGCGGGGAGATTTGCGCGTGATTCCAGGTGCCCCCTTTACCGTTTTTGGGAAAATTAACTGGGAGTTTTAA